A portion of the Cellulophaga algicola DSM 14237 genome contains these proteins:
- the ftsA gene encoding cell division protein FtsA, with the protein MEQGKYSVGLDIGTTKIVAIIGKENEYGKIEILGIGKSKSLGVHRGVVNNITQTIQSIQQAVEQAESNSGLKIGSVVVGIAGQHIRSLQHSDYITRDDSEQVINEDDVDKLCNQVYKLIMLPGEEIIHVLPQEYKIDGQAEIKEPMGMYGARLEANFHVVVGQVSSIKNVGRCIKSAGLDLGSITLEPLASANAVLSQEEKEAGVALIDIGGGTTDLAIFKDGIIRHTAVIPFGGNVITEDIKEGCSIIEKQAELLKIKFGSAWPGENKENEIVSIPGLRGREPKEITLKNLSKIIHARVVEIVEQVYVEIKNYGHDEQKKKLIAGIVLTGGGSQLKHLKQLVEYITGMDTRIGYPNEHLAGDSDEEIASPLYATAVGLLMNALKTKAKSEAIEAEEEELQTQLPENEMNDEATEAETTVVKPEVQRERKSIFDKWSDKLKDFLDNAE; encoded by the coding sequence ATGGAACAAGGTAAATATTCAGTTGGTTTAGATATTGGGACTACCAAAATAGTTGCCATAATCGGTAAGGAGAATGAGTATGGGAAGATTGAGATTTTAGGGATTGGAAAATCTAAAAGTCTTGGGGTGCATAGAGGTGTTGTGAATAACATCACACAAACCATACAATCAATTCAACAAGCTGTAGAACAAGCGGAATCTAATTCAGGATTAAAAATTGGTTCGGTAGTAGTAGGTATAGCAGGGCAGCACATCCGTAGTTTGCAACACAGTGATTACATTACAAGAGATGATTCTGAACAGGTAATCAATGAGGACGATGTAGATAAGTTATGTAATCAAGTATATAAATTAATTATGCTTCCTGGTGAGGAAATTATTCATGTTTTACCTCAAGAATATAAAATTGATGGTCAGGCAGAGATTAAGGAACCAATGGGAATGTACGGCGCTCGTTTAGAAGCTAATTTTCATGTAGTTGTAGGTCAAGTATCTTCTATTAAAAATGTAGGACGTTGTATTAAAAGTGCAGGCTTAGATTTAGGCAGTATTACGTTGGAACCATTGGCATCTGCAAATGCGGTATTAAGTCAAGAAGAAAAAGAAGCAGGTGTTGCTTTGATTGATATAGGTGGTGGTACTACAGATTTAGCAATTTTCAAGGATGGCATTATTCGCCATACAGCGGTAATTCCATTTGGTGGAAATGTAATTACGGAAGATATCAAAGAAGGTTGTTCTATCATTGAAAAGCAAGCAGAGTTGCTTAAGATTAAGTTTGGTTCTGCATGGCCAGGAGAGAATAAAGAAAACGAAATAGTATCTATTCCAGGATTACGAGGAAGAGAGCCTAAGGAAATAACGCTAAAGAATTTGTCTAAAATTATCCATGCAAGAGTTGTGGAAATTGTAGAACAAGTATATGTCGAGATCAAGAATTATGGTCATGACGAACAAAAGAAAAAATTAATTGCAGGGATTGTATTAACGGGTGGTGGCAGCCAGTTGAAACATTTAAAACAATTGGTAGAATATATTACAGGTATGGATACCCGAATTGGTTATCCAAACGAACATTTAGCAGGAGATTCTGATGAGGAAATTGCGAGTCCGTTATATGCAACAGCAGTAGGGCTTTTAATGAACGCATTGAAAACTAAAGCTAAGAGTGAGGCAATTGAGGCTGAGGAAGAAGAACTGCAGACTCAATTGCCAGAAAATGAAATGAATGATGAAGCTACTGAAGCAGAAACTACAGTAGTAAAACCGGAAGTCCAAAGAGAACGTAAATCTATATTTGACAAATGGTCAGATAAGTTGAAAGATTTTTTGGATAACGCAGAATAA
- the ftsZ gene encoding cell division protein FtsZ, with protein MSNDNEFGSISFDLPKNQSNVIKVIGVGGGGSNAINHMYLAGINGVDFIICNTDSQALDNSTVPNKIQLGVSLTEGLGAGANPEVGEQSAIESMEEIKNMLGTNTKMVFITAGMGGGTGTGAAPMIAKQARELDILTVGIVTIPFQFEGQMRTKQAQAGIEKLRNNVDSLIVINNNKLREVYGNLGFKAGFSKADEVLATAARGIAEVITHHYTQNIDLRDAKTVLSNSGTAIMGSSTSSGSNRANEAIMSALDSPLLNDNKISGAKNVLLLIVSGTKEITIDEIGEINDHIQNEAGHSANIIMGVGEDETLGEAIAVTVIATGFNIDQQDTIVNTESKKIIHTLEDSQKAEQLLMGSENVVFQLVEEEEEKVKEEPKVVKHVLKEDKPEMDLIPTSSYIKNFNVFYDEVIAENVGDDFIIVDSKAKIDDFEVIAPITVSSTKIEDDQFLFSFDGSEVEKTKEKKRENVVLFSLDDEVKDMDVKDPIEVIPVVEYNKEGEKRYSLDDYMELEGKLNEAKSKAEKVAPKVIEEEMRFEQKTVEKETKHVEEAAHVDPMDMPLEELLRSRSEERKRKLKDFNYKFQNNNAKHIDEIEKHPAYKRQGVHLNEVNRENKISRTSLSEDSNDDIQIRTNNSFLHDNVD; from the coding sequence ATGAGTAACGATAACGAATTTGGAAGTATTTCCTTTGATTTGCCCAAAAATCAAAGTAATGTAATAAAAGTCATCGGGGTAGGTGGTGGCGGAAGCAATGCAATTAACCACATGTATTTGGCGGGAATAAATGGCGTTGATTTCATTATCTGTAATACAGATTCCCAAGCGCTTGATAATAGTACAGTACCGAATAAAATTCAATTAGGGGTTTCCTTAACTGAAGGTCTTGGTGCTGGCGCAAACCCAGAAGTGGGAGAGCAGTCTGCTATTGAGAGTATGGAAGAAATAAAAAATATGTTGGGTACCAACACTAAAATGGTTTTCATTACTGCAGGAATGGGCGGTGGTACTGGAACAGGTGCGGCACCAATGATAGCAAAACAAGCTAGGGAACTGGATATCCTTACGGTTGGTATTGTTACAATTCCTTTTCAGTTTGAAGGTCAAATGAGAACCAAGCAAGCGCAAGCAGGGATTGAAAAATTACGTAATAATGTAGATTCTCTTATCGTTATAAATAATAATAAATTAAGAGAGGTTTACGGAAACTTAGGCTTCAAGGCAGGTTTCTCTAAAGCAGATGAAGTTTTAGCTACAGCTGCTAGAGGTATTGCAGAGGTTATAACACATCACTATACGCAAAATATTGATTTACGTGATGCTAAAACTGTACTTTCTAATAGTGGTACAGCAATCATGGGGTCTTCAACTTCATCAGGTTCAAATAGAGCAAATGAAGCTATAATGAGTGCCTTAGATTCACCATTGTTAAATGATAATAAAATCTCTGGAGCTAAGAATGTATTATTATTAATTGTTTCCGGTACTAAAGAAATCACTATTGACGAAATAGGAGAGATCAACGATCATATACAAAATGAAGCGGGTCATAGCGCAAACATCATTATGGGTGTTGGTGAAGACGAAACACTGGGGGAAGCAATTGCTGTAACCGTGATCGCTACGGGTTTTAATATAGACCAACAGGATACTATTGTAAATACAGAATCTAAAAAAATAATCCATACACTTGAAGATAGTCAAAAGGCAGAACAATTGTTAATGGGTTCAGAGAATGTAGTTTTTCAGTTGGTCGAAGAAGAAGAGGAAAAAGTAAAAGAAGAGCCTAAAGTAGTAAAGCATGTTTTAAAAGAAGATAAGCCAGAGATGGATTTGATTCCGACTTCAAGCTATATTAAGAATTTTAATGTATTCTATGATGAAGTAATTGCTGAAAATGTAGGTGATGATTTTATTATAGTAGATTCAAAAGCTAAGATTGATGATTTTGAGGTTATTGCTCCAATTACTGTTTCTTCAACAAAAATAGAAGATGATCAATTTCTATTTAGTTTTGATGGCTCTGAGGTAGAAAAAACTAAAGAAAAGAAGAGAGAGAACGTTGTTCTGTTTTCTTTGGATGATGAAGTTAAAGATATGGATGTAAAAGATCCTATTGAAGTCATTCCGGTAGTAGAATATAATAAAGAAGGTGAAAAACGCTATAGTCTTGATGATTATATGGAGCTAGAGGGGAAACTTAATGAAGCTAAGTCTAAAGCAGAAAAAGTAGCACCTAAGGTTATAGAAGAAGAAATGCGTTTTGAGCAAAAAACAGTTGAAAAGGAAACTAAGCATGTAGAAGAAGCTGCTCATGTAGATCCTATGGATATGCCTTTAGAAGAGCTTCTTAGAAGTAGGTCTGAAGAAAGAAAGCGTAAATTAAAAGACTTCAATTATAAATTTCAAAACAATAATGCTAAGCATATTGATGAAATAGAAAAGCACCCAGCGTACAAACGTCAGGGAGTTCATTTAAATGAAGTGAATAGAGAAAACAAAATATCTAGAACATCATTAAGTGAAGATAGTAATGATGATATTCAAATAAGAACAAACAATTCTTTTTTACATGATAATGTAGATTAA
- a CDS encoding GatB/YqeY domain-containing protein, which translates to MSLQDQVMTEIKTAMKAKDKVALESLRAIKSALLLMQTEIGSGEAISEDAEIQLVQKLVKQRRDSAAIFNEQGREDLAAPELAQVAIIEKFLPEQLTEEEIEKVVLQTIEATGAEGMKDMGKVMGMVSKALAGQADGKTISMIVKKKLA; encoded by the coding sequence ATGAGCTTACAGGATCAGGTAATGACCGAGATTAAAACAGCGATGAAAGCTAAAGATAAAGTAGCTTTAGAATCGTTAAGAGCAATTAAATCTGCGTTATTATTGATGCAAACAGAAATTGGTTCGGGAGAAGCTATTTCAGAAGATGCAGAAATTCAGTTAGTTCAGAAATTAGTAAAGCAACGTAGGGATAGTGCTGCTATTTTCAATGAACAAGGAAGAGAAGATTTGGCTGCCCCAGAATTGGCTCAAGTAGCTATTATAGAAAAGTTCTTACCAGAGCAGTTAACTGAAGAAGAGATAGAAAAAGTAGTATTACAGACTATTGAAGCTACTGGTGCAGAGGGTATGAAAGATATGGGTAAAGTTATGGGTATGGTTTCCAAAGCGCTTGCAGGTCAAGCAGACGGTAAAACTATTTCTATGATCGTAAAAAAGAAATTAGCATAG
- a CDS encoding GIY-YIG nuclease family protein, whose amino-acid sequence MKYYVYVLESEKDQRWYKGHTVDIDKRIKEHNSGKTKSTKGFIPWRLVCFEVFETREEAILREKYFKTGSGREFLKKIITAA is encoded by the coding sequence ATGAAGTACTATGTTTATGTGTTAGAAAGTGAGAAAGATCAAAGATGGTATAAAGGACATACTGTAGATATAGATAAGCGAATTAAAGAACATAATTCAGGAAAAACTAAATCAACCAAAGGGTTTATTCCTTGGAGATTGGTTTGTTTTGAAGTATTTGAAACAAGGGAAGAGGCTATACTAAGAGAAAAATATTTCAAAACTGGAAGCGGTAGAGAATTTTTAAAGAAAATAATAACGGCTGCGTAG
- a CDS encoding GIY-YIG nuclease family protein: MKYYVYVLESKKDQRWYKGHTVDIDKRIKEHNSGKTKSTKGFIPWRLVYFEVFETREEAILREKYFKTGSGREFLKKIITAA; the protein is encoded by the coding sequence ATGAAGTACTATGTTTATGTGTTAGAAAGTAAGAAAGATCAAAGATGGTATAAAGGACATACTGTAGATATAGATAAGCGAATTAAAGAACATAATTCAGGAAAAACTAAATCAACCAAAGGGTTTATTCCTTGGAGATTGGTTTATTTTGAAGTATTTGAAACAAGGGAAGAGGCTATACTAAGAGAAAAATATTTCAAAACTGGAAGCGGTAGAGAATTTTTAAAGAAAATAATAACGGCTGCGTAG
- a CDS encoding PA3715 family protein produces the protein MIKRAYFFKGIIKRFVILLVFFYSGFVASQEITHLETLLHQLDLDLSVCKTDLVVAKVQPNNPEETIVVIPEIVQEEEGYFELNSHILIIETNTGKIKSRYFEGSLTNEWYSDAVRLAEIKIDTAPYDISDTRNAFGIRVYYYNNSHPNPYSHETISLFFDENNTLKQVLKNFEMMSYGGEVDSECEADLSGVEKVLILKETKTNGYFDILVKSTVRTTTRKEAANGDCVEEEKITNQDQVLTFENGKYQ, from the coding sequence ATGATTAAACGAGCATATTTTTTCAAGGGTATTATAAAACGTTTTGTTATACTTTTAGTTTTCTTTTATTCTGGATTTGTTGCTTCTCAAGAAATAACTCATTTAGAGACGCTACTACATCAGCTAGATTTAGATTTGTCTGTATGTAAAACGGATCTAGTGGTAGCTAAAGTACAGCCTAATAATCCGGAAGAAACGATTGTTGTTATTCCAGAAATTGTCCAAGAAGAGGAAGGTTATTTTGAGCTTAATAGCCATATTCTAATTATAGAAACTAATACAGGGAAAATAAAATCCAGATATTTTGAAGGTTCATTAACGAACGAGTGGTATTCAGATGCCGTTAGATTGGCGGAAATAAAGATTGATACGGCTCCTTATGATATTTCAGATACCCGAAACGCTTTTGGTATTCGGGTTTATTATTACAATAACTCACATCCGAATCCGTATAGTCATGAAACAATTTCGTTATTTTTTGATGAAAATAATACCCTAAAACAGGTTTTGAAAAATTTTGAAATGATGAGCTATGGGGGCGAAGTGGACTCAGAATGCGAAGCAGACCTAAGTGGCGTTGAAAAAGTGTTAATCCTTAAGGAAACAAAAACAAATGGCTATTTTGATATTTTAGTAAAAAGCACTGTGAGAACAACAACTAGAAAAGAAGCTGCAAACGGTGATTGCGTTGAAGAAGAAAAGATTACAAATCAAGATCAAGTATTGACGTTTGAAAACGGTAAATACCAATAA
- a CDS encoding transglycosylase domain-containing protein has product MKNTIVTKAKTVFKFLRKHPFKSFFYLIGIGFLFSAFFLILIYFGAFGKLPTKEYLLQLENPVTSTIYASNNEPIGYYFLQNRSNADSTQISKYLKDALVATEDSRFYTHGGIDYKSYGRVFIKSILLGQNAGGGSTVTQQVAKNIFGRQKRFFLSTPINKIRELFIAKRLESIYSKDEILLLYFNTVSFGENIYGIEKAAYRFFNKPPEKLSLEECATLVGVLKAPSYYNPRINPERATNRRNVVLSQMAKYGYITEAEKEAAKKPLVLDYQLPKKTSSFSSYFKDLVAEEFAAWAAENPAEDGHIYDLEADGLSVYTTLNTSIQEYAEKALNRQIENLQKLMDQYWDAATTEGGKEALLKILTDQTKEVKKLKAEGKSDEELALFVKEKKKRNYWEVGKGYELKLMSLEDSIAKSINRLHASLFVMSSTSGRIMGYVGGIDYGFSQTDNIRTPRQVGSTFKPITYLAALEAGQDVCSYYNNNLVTYAEYEDWQPRNAAGGYGGSYSMHGALANSVNTVSVNIQLKVGVERVLAQAKKMGVEAQLPEVPSIVLGTADISLLEMATAYASISNGGNKIKPFTIERIINEDGAVVFEAKPEYQGRVAGYTHVKQLQKMMEGVVTNGTAQRLMGYGIPYNLIGKTGTTQNNGDGWFIGASPELVVGAWVGTYDKRVQFSTTRMGSGSNTALPMVGSVFHDLSTWKRPILTNFKYDFDHFPCPPYLEMNAKEAFEFAKTDTLYIQNLRIQDSLKIWSQLPVPIDSLQGIVPATIKTDSTVLDSVPAILSAILK; this is encoded by the coding sequence TTGAAAAACACAATAGTTACTAAAGCTAAAACAGTATTCAAGTTTCTCCGAAAACACCCTTTTAAAAGTTTCTTTTATTTAATAGGTATTGGCTTTTTGTTTTCTGCTTTTTTTTTAATTCTTATTTACTTTGGAGCTTTTGGTAAACTACCAACAAAAGAATATCTCTTGCAGTTAGAAAACCCAGTTACCTCTACTATTTATGCATCAAATAACGAACCGATAGGGTATTATTTTCTTCAAAATAGATCTAATGCAGATAGTACTCAAATTTCAAAATATTTAAAAGATGCTTTAGTAGCTACAGAGGATAGCCGTTTTTATACCCACGGAGGGATAGACTATAAAAGTTATGGTCGGGTGTTTATAAAATCTATTCTGTTAGGTCAAAACGCTGGTGGTGGTAGTACCGTAACACAACAAGTTGCAAAGAATATTTTTGGGAGACAGAAGCGATTTTTTCTTTCAACTCCTATAAATAAAATCAGGGAGTTATTTATTGCTAAACGTTTAGAAAGTATCTATAGTAAAGATGAGATACTGTTGTTGTATTTTAATACCGTTTCTTTCGGAGAAAATATTTATGGTATAGAAAAAGCAGCCTATCGTTTTTTTAACAAGCCCCCCGAAAAACTATCCTTAGAAGAGTGTGCCACTTTGGTAGGAGTATTAAAGGCGCCGTCTTACTACAATCCTAGAATAAATCCTGAAAGAGCAACCAATCGTAGAAATGTTGTATTAAGCCAAATGGCAAAATATGGCTATATAACAGAGGCCGAAAAAGAAGCGGCTAAAAAACCTTTGGTTTTAGACTATCAATTGCCTAAAAAGACCTCTTCTTTTTCTTCTTACTTTAAAGATTTAGTGGCAGAAGAATTTGCTGCGTGGGCCGCAGAAAATCCTGCAGAAGATGGTCATATTTATGATTTGGAGGCAGATGGTCTAAGTGTGTATACTACTTTAAATACATCAATTCAAGAATATGCAGAAAAAGCATTGAATCGTCAGATTGAAAATTTACAAAAATTGATGGATCAATATTGGGATGCAGCTACGACAGAAGGAGGTAAAGAAGCATTACTTAAGATATTAACAGATCAAACAAAAGAGGTTAAAAAGTTAAAAGCGGAAGGTAAAAGTGATGAGGAACTTGCTTTGTTTGTGAAAGAAAAGAAAAAAAGAAACTATTGGGAAGTTGGTAAAGGCTATGAGCTTAAGTTAATGTCTTTAGAAGATTCTATAGCAAAAAGTATCAATAGATTGCATGCAAGTTTATTCGTAATGAGCAGTACTTCTGGGAGAATAATGGGGTATGTTGGCGGAATTGATTATGGTTTTAGTCAAACAGATAATATACGTACACCACGTCAGGTAGGATCTACATTTAAGCCTATAACTTATTTAGCTGCTCTAGAAGCGGGGCAAGACGTGTGTAGTTATTATAATAATAATTTGGTTACTTATGCAGAATATGAAGATTGGCAGCCTAGGAATGCTGCTGGTGGGTATGGTGGTAGTTACAGTATGCATGGCGCACTAGCAAATTCAGTCAATACTGTTTCTGTAAACATACAGTTAAAAGTTGGGGTAGAACGTGTTTTAGCTCAGGCGAAAAAAATGGGTGTAGAAGCACAGCTTCCAGAGGTTCCTTCTATTGTTTTAGGGACGGCAGATATTAGTCTCTTAGAAATGGCGACAGCTTATGCTAGTATTTCTAACGGAGGTAATAAGATAAAGCCTTTTACGATAGAGCGAATAATAAACGAAGACGGTGCTGTTGTATTTGAAGCTAAACCAGAATACCAAGGGCGCGTTGCAGGGTACACTCATGTAAAACAACTCCAAAAAATGATGGAGGGTGTCGTTACAAATGGAACAGCACAACGATTAATGGGCTATGGGATTCCGTATAATTTAATTGGAAAAACAGGTACCACACAAAATAACGGAGATGGATGGTTTATTGGAGCATCGCCAGAACTGGTTGTTGGAGCTTGGGTAGGTACTTATGATAAACGAGTACAATTTTCAACCACAAGAATGGGGTCAGGTTCAAATACGGCTTTGCCTATGGTAGGCTCCGTGTTTCATGATTTAAGCACTTGGAAGAGACCTATTTTGACTAATTTTAAATACGACTTTGATCATTTTCCTTGTCCGCCATACTTAGAAATGAATGCTAAAGAAGCTTTTGAATTTGCGAAAACAGACACGCTCTATATCCAAAACTTAAGAATTCAAGATTCACTAAAAATATGGTCACAATTACCGGTGCCAATAGATTCGCTACAAGGGATTGTCCCGGCAACGATTAAAACAGATTCAACTGTTTTAGATAGTGTGCCTGCTATTTTAAGTGCTATTTTAAAGTAG
- a CDS encoding zinc ribbon domain-containing protein yields the protein MIIYGTRSAHLHSVQKTTPVCPNCEEKGTLLISVYRKHAHIFWVPIFPLGKSGASHCKNCKQALRSNEMPEPLKKEYQIIKKETKGPIWQFSGVFIAFFFLIFAGFTSQNNKKLEQEYLNQPMAGDVYEYRVANKQFSTMKVIQVDSDSLFIALNDFEISEASRIYKIDSPENYPDVVYGFSKKEITAMYSSGKIFDINRN from the coding sequence ATGATCATTTACGGTACGCGCTCAGCACATTTACATTCAGTACAAAAAACAACCCCTGTTTGCCCTAATTGCGAAGAAAAAGGAACTTTATTGATTAGTGTTTATAGAAAACATGCACATATTTTCTGGGTTCCAATTTTCCCTTTAGGAAAGTCTGGTGCATCGCATTGCAAAAATTGCAAACAAGCATTACGTTCTAATGAAATGCCTGAACCTTTAAAGAAAGAATATCAAATAATTAAAAAAGAAACCAAAGGTCCAATTTGGCAATTTTCTGGTGTATTCATCGCATTTTTCTTTTTAATCTTTGCGGGATTCACAAGTCAGAATAATAAAAAATTAGAACAAGAATATTTGAATCAGCCAATGGCTGGTGACGTATATGAATATAGAGTTGCCAATAAGCAGTTTTCTACTATGAAAGTAATCCAAGTAGATAGTGATAGCCTTTTTATTGCACTAAATGATTTTGAAATTAGTGAAGCATCCCGAATTTACAAAATAGACTCCCCAGAAAATTATCCTGATGTAGTCTATGGGTTTTCAAAAAAAGAAATTACAGCTATGTATAGTAGTGGCAAAATTTTTGACATCAACAGAAACTAA
- a CDS encoding response regulator gives MNYNLIIADDHKMFIDGLISILNEAPEFSVILTAKNGAQVEKYLSINSADNIHLLITDLTMPEMGGIELNKIVKSKYPSLKTLVVSMHIDGMMIDKLIKNNVDGYVPKNAEKEELLTAIRSIIKGEKYFSPEIKKAYTDAMFENKKMEEISLTDREKEVLKLIAEENTTQEIADKLFLSKHTIESYRKNLISKLNVKNLAGLTKHALKMGLLDE, from the coding sequence ATGAACTATAATCTAATTATTGCTGACGATCATAAAATGTTTATTGATGGTTTAATCAGTATTCTAAATGAAGCTCCTGAATTTTCTGTGATTCTTACCGCTAAAAACGGAGCTCAAGTCGAAAAATATTTAAGCATCAATAGTGCCGATAATATTCATTTACTAATAACGGATTTAACGATGCCTGAAATGGGAGGTATTGAATTAAACAAAATTGTAAAAAGCAAATATCCTTCTTTAAAAACGCTTGTGGTTAGCATGCATATTGATGGAATGATGATTGACAAACTCATCAAAAACAATGTGGACGGTTATGTACCAAAAAATGCTGAAAAAGAAGAATTGCTAACCGCTATACGCAGTATTATAAAAGGAGAGAAATATTTTTCTCCAGAAATAAAGAAAGCCTATACGGATGCGATGTTCGAGAATAAGAAAATGGAAGAAATTTCTTTAACCGATAGAGAAAAAGAAGTTTTAAAACTGATTGCCGAAGAAAATACGACTCAAGAAATTGCTGATAAATTATTTTTAAGCAAGCATACTATAGAAAGTTATAGAAAAAATCTAATTTCAAAACTAAACGTAAAAAACCTAGCAGGTTTAACTAAGCATGCTTTAAAAATGGGACTTCTAGACGAATAA
- a CDS encoding tetratricopeptide repeat-containing sensor histidine kinase — protein MHLNYRSFSNQSLLLFFSLLFLNTAIGLSQGKEIEKEKEKDTSNIAPMIYFGWAQRTTPKSLEPYYKELKTAEYGVQRFSIIDQLLDFHIRKTNTDSVVHYANLYLKEVNNWSQTPKIKERFSSKANYYLGKGNIMNGLYDNAVKWFLQGLQEAEETNYTEFKYKHKLGLAQSYISQGNIDKAIGLLEKSLSEFTPEFPSLKTQNYILLGKAYRFNNDYIQAQNYYDKASKVSNTLDDEETLLTIRLEIAKLKEAQNDFKGAFPEYETTRNEAKEKGFDAIYFEGSLLIARLFYKQGFYDIAVLGLSTAYINAIDSDNLQFQRESLIIQSRCFQEQNDYENAYASMTQLFRVIGEINERQQKAIIKELEVQYETLEKEKEINTLEEDKLLKEAELSRQKTIKNAFLIGFLVILIPIIALLFVYYQKLQTQSELSKKQEEINTQKVKSLIQEQELNLIKAAVEGQDEERKRIAQELHDSIGGNLAGIKLQLSSLAKDSDALKTINTQIDETYQLVRDISHTLIPKKFKQNAFTDLVQEFANSISRTNTIQVAFHPHPKENINKIDEKIQVELFKILQELMTNTQKHAKAKNVDIHLNLIGDELSLLFEDNGKGFNTLEKETGIGLKNITSRIKKLKGTLHIDSSENRGTVIAIEIPDLKKTVHEL, from the coding sequence ATGCATTTAAATTATCGCAGTTTCTCTAACCAATCTCTTTTATTATTTTTTAGTTTATTATTTTTAAATACTGCGATAGGTTTATCTCAGGGGAAAGAGATAGAAAAAGAGAAAGAGAAAGACACCTCCAATATAGCACCAATGATCTATTTTGGATGGGCGCAGAGAACAACTCCAAAATCACTTGAACCCTATTATAAGGAATTAAAAACGGCTGAATATGGTGTACAACGATTTTCAATTATAGATCAACTATTAGACTTTCATATTAGAAAAACAAATACAGATTCTGTTGTACATTATGCTAACTTATATTTAAAAGAGGTTAACAACTGGAGTCAGACTCCAAAAATAAAAGAAAGATTTTCCTCTAAAGCCAATTATTATTTAGGAAAAGGTAATATAATGAATGGCTTGTATGACAATGCTGTGAAATGGTTTCTACAAGGATTACAAGAAGCCGAGGAAACTAATTATACAGAGTTTAAGTACAAGCACAAGCTTGGACTAGCGCAAAGTTATATCTCGCAAGGCAATATAGATAAGGCAATTGGCTTACTAGAAAAATCTCTTTCAGAATTTACACCCGAATTCCCTTCTTTAAAAACGCAGAATTACATTTTACTAGGAAAAGCCTATAGGTTTAATAACGACTACATTCAAGCTCAGAACTATTACGACAAAGCATCTAAAGTATCTAATACTCTTGATGATGAAGAAACATTACTTACTATTCGTTTAGAAATTGCCAAACTAAAAGAAGCGCAAAATGATTTTAAAGGAGCATTTCCCGAATATGAAACCACGAGAAATGAAGCTAAAGAAAAGGGTTTTGATGCTATTTACTTTGAAGGCTCTCTTTTAATTGCGCGACTTTTTTACAAACAAGGCTTTTATGACATAGCAGTATTGGGTTTATCTACGGCATATATTAACGCTATAGACAGCGATAATCTCCAGTTCCAAAGAGAGTCTTTAATTATACAATCGCGCTGCTTTCAAGAACAAAATGATTATGAAAATGCTTATGCTTCCATGACACAACTTTTTAGAGTTATCGGTGAGATTAACGAAAGGCAACAAAAAGCCATTATCAAAGAATTGGAAGTGCAATATGAAACTTTAGAAAAAGAAAAAGAGATAAATACACTAGAAGAAGATAAGCTTCTAAAAGAAGCAGAATTAAGTCGTCAAAAAACAATTAAAAATGCTTTTTTAATCGGCTTTTTAGTTATTCTAATTCCGATTATCGCCTTACTTTTCGTGTATTACCAAAAATTACAAACCCAGAGCGAACTTTCTAAAAAACAGGAAGAAATAAATACGCAAAAAGTAAAATCTCTAATCCAAGAGCAAGAATTAAATTTAATCAAGGCAGCTGTAGAGGGGCAAGATGAAGAACGAAAACGTATTGCTCAAGAACTACATGATAGCATTGGTGGTAACCTCGCAGGTATAAAACTGCAGCTCTCTAGTTTGGCAAAAGATTCTGATGCTTTAAAAACAATCAATACTCAAATAGACGAAACTTACCAATTGGTTCGCGATATATCGCATACGCTAATTCCTAAAAAGTTCAAACAAAATGCATTTACTGATTTGGTACAAGAATTTGCAAATTCTATCTCAAGAACCAATACCATTCAAGTAGCTTTTCACCCACATCCAAAAGAAAATATCAATAAAATTGATGAAAAAATTCAGGTAGAGCTTTTTAAAATTCTTCAAGAATTAATGACAAATACACAAAAGCATGCGAAAGCAAAAAATGTAGATATTCATCTAAATCTTATCGGTGACGAACTATCTTTACTCTTTGAAGATAATGGAAAAGGATTTAATACGTTAGAAAAGGAAACGGGTATTGGTCTAAAGAATATTACCAGTAGAATAAAAAAATTAAAAGGAACCCTACATATTGATTCTTCTGAAAATAGAGGAACTGTAATTGCCATAGAGATTCCCGATTTAAAAAAAACAGTACATGAACTATAA